One segment of Oscillospiraceae bacterium MB08-C2-2 DNA contains the following:
- a CDS encoding YdcF family protein has translation MKQLFLGAGVFCLLFAVIPLFFYGVFNQGVTALAVAGLFFLLLVYKWEDWARLRHILLPFMAVGLIGAAFLSMRMGEAGWRNQVTHQPVDGVVVLGGKIRGDQPTLVLGRRLDKAAAYLLENPQLPCVVTGGQGADEEYTEASIMAAYLERAGVAPHRILQEDQSVNTQQNLAFAAALLPEGTQSVVIVTDGFHQLRAGIYAKMAGLEGIALSSKTPWGLLPAYWVREWAAIGVAFVKSLAV, from the coding sequence ATGAAGCAGCTTTTTTTAGGGGCAGGGGTATTTTGCCTGTTATTTGCCGTGATTCCCTTGTTTTTCTATGGCGTTTTCAACCAAGGGGTTACGGCTTTGGCAGTAGCCGGGCTTTTCTTCCTTCTGCTGGTTTATAAGTGGGAGGATTGGGCGAGGCTCCGGCATATTTTGCTGCCTTTTATGGCGGTGGGGCTGATTGGTGCCGCTTTTTTAAGCATGCGGATGGGGGAGGCCGGTTGGCGCAATCAGGTCACCCATCAGCCGGTGGATGGCGTGGTAGTGCTGGGCGGCAAAATCCGGGGCGACCAACCCACTTTGGTGTTGGGGCGGCGGCTGGATAAAGCTGCGGCTTATCTTTTGGAAAATCCCCAGCTTCCTTGTGTGGTTACCGGCGGACAGGGGGCGGATGAGGAATACACCGAGGCCAGCATTATGGCGGCCTATCTGGAGCGGGCGGGGGTTGCCCCTCACCGGATTTTGCAGGAGGATCAATCGGTGAACACCCAGCAGAATCTGGCTTTTGCGGCCGCTCTGCTGCCGGAGGGAACCCAGTCGGTGGTGATTGTCACCGATGGCTTTCACCAGCTTCGAGCAGGCATCTACGCCAAAATGGCGGGGCTGGAGGGCATTGCCCTTTCCTCCAAGACACCGTGGGGACTGCTGCCTGCCTATTGGGTGCGGGAATGGGCGGCCATCGGCGTGGCTTTTGTGAAATCGCTGGCTGTGTGA
- a CDS encoding co-chaperone GroES encodes MTIKPLADRVVIKMVEADEKTKGGIILAGSAKEKPQVAEVVAVGPGGLVDGKDVDMYVDVGDKILISKYAGTEVKIDGEDYTILRQSDILAIVE; translated from the coding sequence ATGACAATCAAGCCACTTGCTGACCGTGTTGTAATCAAGATGGTGGAAGCGGATGAAAAAACCAAGGGTGGAATCATTCTGGCAGGCTCCGCTAAGGAAAAGCCCCAGGTAGCCGAGGTAGTAGCAGTTGGCCCCGGCGGATTGGTTGACGGCAAGGATGTGGACATGTATGTGGATGTGGGCGATAAAATCCTCATCAGCAAATATGCCGGCACCGAGGTCAAAATTGATGGTGAGGATTACACCATCCTTCGGCAGTCTGATATTCTCGCAATTGTTGAATAA
- the groL gene encoding chaperonin GroEL (60 kDa chaperone family; promotes refolding of misfolded polypeptides especially under stressful conditions; forms two stacked rings of heptamers to form a barrel-shaped 14mer; ends can be capped by GroES; misfolded proteins enter the barrel where they are refolded when GroES binds), protein MAKQIIYGEEARKALQAGIDKLSDTVKITLGPKGRNVVLDKKFGSPLITNDGVTIAKDIELEDAFENMGAQMVKEVATKTNDAAGDGTTTATLLAQALVREGMKNVAAGANPMDLKRGIQLAVDSAVDAIKANSQKVSGNADIARVATVSSGDEVIGKLVAEAMDKVTADGVITIEESKTAETYTDVVEGMQFDRGYISPYMVTDTDKMEAVIDDAYILITDKKISNIQEILPLLEQIVQGGKKLVIIAEDIEGEALATLLVNRLRGTFTCVGVKAPGFGDRRKEMLKDIATLTGGQVISEELGLDLKEATLEDLGRAHQVVIQKENTVIVDGEGDKAAIADRIKQIRTEMELSTSEFDTEKLQERLAKLAGGVAVIKVGAATEIEMKEKKLRIEDALAATKAAVEEGINAGGGTAFLNAIPVVEKIIESAEGDQKTGAKIVRRALEEPARQIAANAGLEGSVIIDKILANGKVGFGFDAQKEVYGDMIAAGIVDPAKVTRSALQNAASVASMVLTTESLVSDIKEENAAPAMPNPGMGGMY, encoded by the coding sequence ATGGCAAAGCAGATTATTTATGGCGAAGAAGCCCGCAAGGCTCTTCAGGCCGGTATTGACAAGCTCAGCGATACTGTAAAAATCACTTTGGGACCCAAGGGCCGCAATGTTGTTCTGGATAAGAAATTTGGTTCTCCCCTCATCACCAACGATGGTGTAACCATCGCCAAGGATATTGAGCTGGAAGACGCTTTTGAGAACATGGGCGCTCAAATGGTCAAGGAAGTTGCTACCAAGACCAACGATGCCGCAGGTGATGGCACCACCACCGCTACTTTGCTGGCTCAGGCTCTGGTTCGGGAAGGCATGAAGAATGTTGCCGCCGGTGCCAACCCCATGGATCTGAAAAGAGGCATTCAGCTGGCTGTTGATTCCGCTGTGGATGCAATCAAAGCAAACTCCCAGAAAGTTTCCGGCAATGCCGACATTGCCCGTGTCGCCACCGTTTCTTCCGGCGACGAAGTAATCGGCAAGCTGGTTGCCGAAGCAATGGATAAGGTCACCGCCGATGGTGTTATTACCATTGAGGAATCCAAAACTGCCGAAACCTACACCGATGTTGTGGAAGGCATGCAGTTTGACCGTGGCTACATCTCCCCCTACATGGTTACCGACACCGACAAGATGGAGGCCGTTATCGACGACGCCTACATCCTGATCACCGATAAGAAAATCAGCAACATTCAGGAAATTCTCCCCCTGCTGGAGCAGATTGTTCAGGGCGGCAAAAAGCTGGTTATCATCGCTGAGGATATCGAAGGCGAAGCACTGGCTACTCTGCTGGTCAACCGTCTGCGCGGCACCTTTACCTGCGTTGGTGTCAAGGCCCCCGGCTTCGGCGATCGCAGAAAAGAAATGCTCAAGGATATTGCCACCCTCACCGGCGGCCAGGTCATCAGCGAAGAGCTGGGTCTTGATCTGAAAGAAGCTACCCTCGAAGATCTGGGCCGTGCCCATCAGGTTGTGATCCAGAAGGAAAACACCGTTATCGTAGATGGCGAAGGCGACAAAGCCGCCATTGCCGACCGCATCAAGCAGATTCGCACCGAAATGGAGCTTTCCACCAGCGAATTTGACACCGAGAAGCTGCAGGAGCGTTTGGCTAAGCTGGCCGGCGGTGTTGCTGTTATCAAGGTTGGTGCTGCTACCGAGATCGAAATGAAAGAGAAGAAGCTCCGCATTGAAGATGCTCTGGCTGCCACCAAGGCCGCTGTTGAAGAAGGCATCAATGCAGGCGGCGGTACTGCTTTCCTCAACGCCATTCCCGTTGTTGAGAAGATCATTGAATCCGCTGAGGGCGATCAGAAAACCGGTGCTAAAATCGTTCGCAGAGCTTTGGAAGAGCCCGCTCGCCAGATCGCTGCCAACGCCGGGCTGGAAGGCTCTGTGATCATCGACAAAATTCTGGCCAACGGCAAGGTCGGCTTCGGCTTTGACGCTCAGAAGGAAGTCTATGGCGATATGATTGCCGCCGGCATCGTAGACCCTGCCAAGGTTACCCGCAGTGCTCTCCAGAATGCTGCTTCTGTTGCCAGCATGGTGCTGACCACTGAATCCCTTGTTTCCGATATTAAGGAAGAGAATGCCGCACCTGCAATGCCCAACCCCGGCATGGGCGGTATGTACTAA
- a CDS encoding methyltransferase domain-containing protein: MYSFTNQFMLSDKNVDFLRSNMMGPNALRVAEEMASHLTIKEDMRILDLGCGCGLSTLLLAKKYGASVFAADLWISPTENYERFQSIGIADRAVPISVDATKGLPFANGYFDLLFTVDAYHYFGCTEEMLPSLMPFVKKGGYIAVSIPGLKYEFGSNVPEEMQPFWNDEVARTIRSIDWWKDLWLKTSGLEIVDICEMACCKQAWSEWLTAYHPVVAGDIKMMQAEGGKYFNLIQFIAKVI, encoded by the coding sequence ATGTATTCATTTACAAACCAGTTTATGTTAAGCGATAAAAATGTGGATTTCTTGAGATCCAATATGATGGGGCCAAACGCCCTGCGAGTGGCAGAAGAAATGGCCTCACACCTGACCATTAAAGAAGATATGCGAATCCTTGATCTTGGCTGCGGCTGCGGTCTTTCCACGCTTTTGTTGGCCAAGAAATATGGTGCTTCTGTCTTTGCCGCCGATCTTTGGATTTCACCCACCGAAAACTATGAACGTTTTCAGTCTATCGGGATTGCGGATAGGGCCGTTCCAATTTCCGTGGATGCAACCAAAGGATTGCCTTTTGCGAACGGGTATTTTGACCTGCTTTTCACCGTGGATGCTTACCATTATTTTGGCTGCACAGAGGAAATGCTCCCATCACTCATGCCATTCGTAAAAAAAGGGGGCTATATCGCTGTGTCAATCCCCGGGCTGAAATATGAATTTGGAAGCAATGTGCCCGAGGAAATGCAGCCGTTCTGGAATGATGAAGTAGCGAGGACAATACGCTCAATTGATTGGTGGAAAGATTTATGGCTGAAAACAAGTGGCTTAGAAATTGTAGATATTTGTGAAATGGCTTGCTGCAAGCAGGCGTGGAGCGAATGGCTGACCGCCTATCATCCCGTTGTTGCCGGCGATATCAAAATGATGCAGGCCGAGGGTGGCAAGTATTTTAATTTGATTCAATTTATAGCTAAAGTGATTTAA
- a CDS encoding DMT family transporter yields the protein MNPSKTKSLAYLFLIITTSAWGSLYVVSKYLLTSVEPFTVLFARYLTSGIVLYILYKKKNPQKIERQDIKWIVFIGVVGYFVTMSAQLVGTKLLGASLASLLNALNPISMIIFALVFLKEKITLTKIISVTSAIIGVYIILGGGIQGGAVLGVIACLLAVVSWSLTSIFAKKLSAKYEPMTITAHGVLVAFVCTIPFTAYELATGPQTNLLQPGTLLGLLYLGLVCTALTNVLWNKSLSMIEAGRCALFYPLQPMVAALLGFFFLHESIGLTFILGAALILGGVIFSVVADRKQPVPDMQENQE from the coding sequence ATGAATCCCAGCAAAACCAAGTCCTTAGCCTATCTTTTTCTTATTATTACCACCAGTGCATGGGGCAGCCTGTATGTAGTGAGCAAATATCTTTTAACCTCTGTTGAGCCATTTACCGTTCTTTTTGCACGTTATCTTACCTCCGGGATTGTTCTTTACATACTCTACAAAAAGAAAAATCCGCAAAAAATTGAGCGTCAGGATATTAAATGGATTGTTTTTATCGGCGTTGTGGGCTATTTTGTCACCATGAGTGCGCAGCTTGTGGGGACAAAACTGTTGGGAGCCAGCCTTGCATCCCTGCTGAATGCGCTGAACCCCATTTCCATGATTATCTTTGCCTTGGTGTTTCTGAAAGAAAAAATCACCCTGACTAAGATTATATCCGTCACCTCGGCCATTATTGGTGTATATATTATCCTTGGGGGCGGAATTCAGGGTGGCGCAGTGCTCGGTGTAATTGCTTGCCTGCTGGCGGTGGTCTCATGGTCGCTCACCTCGATTTTTGCTAAAAAGCTTTCAGCAAAATATGAGCCAATGACGATAACCGCCCATGGGGTTTTGGTTGCGTTTGTTTGCACAATTCCTTTCACGGCCTATGAGCTGGCCACCGGCCCCCAAACCAATCTTTTGCAGCCGGGCACCCTGCTGGGGCTCCTTTATCTGGGGCTTGTCTGCACAGCTCTGACAAACGTATTGTGGAACAAGAGCCTCTCAATGATCGAAGCCGGGCGCTGTGCGCTGTTCTATCCTCTCCAGCCTATGGTGGCCGCCTTATTGGGCTTTTTCTTTTTACATGAATCCATTGGCCTGACCTTTATTCTGGGAGCCGCACTGATCTTGGGCGGCGTTATTTTCAGTGTAGTTGCTGATCGAAAACAACCCGTACCCGATATGCAGGAAAATCAGGAGTAA
- a CDS encoding ABC transporter ATP-binding protein produces the protein MQDEPFLQITELSKEFPIRGRWLHAVNGVSLSLRRGECLGIVGESGCGKSTLAKMAAGSLSPTSGRVLLEGQDIGALRGSERRAFRSRIQMVFQDPASSFSPRMKIGRYLCEPLVNYRHLSKKQAMHSASGMLERVGLPEEFLSRLPHQLSGGQLQRVAIARALIISPDVLICDEATGALDVSIQNQVARLLVRLQEEKQITSLFIGHDLALVRSVSQRIAVMYLGHMVELLDSESLVQQAAHPYTKALLSAAFDVYGDQKAEIRLLEGEPPSPMETLESCPFAGRCPQKLERCTCQKPEPKMLGPDHQVACHICV, from the coding sequence TTGCAAGATGAACCCTTTCTGCAAATAACAGAGCTTTCCAAGGAGTTCCCCATAAGGGGAAGATGGCTTCATGCTGTCAACGGTGTTTCGCTGAGTCTGCGGCGGGGGGAGTGTCTGGGGATTGTAGGGGAGAGCGGATGCGGCAAAAGCACACTGGCCAAAATGGCAGCCGGGAGCCTTTCGCCTACTTCCGGCCGTGTTCTGCTGGAAGGTCAGGATATTGGGGCACTGCGTGGCTCAGAGCGCCGTGCTTTCCGCAGCCGAATTCAAATGGTCTTCCAAGACCCGGCCTCCTCCTTTAGCCCTCGTATGAAAATCGGCCGTTACCTTTGTGAGCCGCTGGTGAATTACCGGCACCTTTCAAAAAAGCAGGCTATGCACTCAGCATCCGGTATGCTGGAGCGGGTAGGCCTGCCTGAGGAGTTTCTCAGCCGGTTGCCCCACCAGCTTTCGGGTGGGCAGCTCCAGCGTGTTGCCATTGCCAGAGCCTTGATTATTTCTCCCGATGTGCTGATCTGCGATGAGGCCACAGGCGCTTTGGATGTATCCATACAAAATCAGGTGGCACGGCTGCTTGTGCGCTTGCAGGAGGAAAAGCAGATCACCAGCCTGTTTATCGGCCATGATCTTGCCTTGGTGCGCAGTGTGAGTCAGAGGATAGCGGTGATGTATCTGGGTCATATGGTTGAGCTTTTGGATAGTGAAAGTTTGGTGCAGCAGGCGGCGCACCCCTATACCAAAGCGCTGCTCAGTGCTGCATTTGATGTGTATGGTGACCAGAAGGCGGAAATTCGCCTTCTGGAGGGGGAACCGCCAAGCCCCATGGAGACTTTGGAGAGCTGTCCCTTTGCAGGCCGGTGCCCGCAAAAATTAGAGCGGTGTACCTGTCAGAAGCCGGAGCCGAAAATGTTGGGACCCGATCATCAGGTTGCGTGCCATATTTGTGTGTAG
- a CDS encoding ABC transporter ATP-binding protein, whose protein sequence is MSILRVENCSIAYAKGVPAVDGVSFSVEKGEIVSLVGESGSGKTTLLRAIMGILPSGGCITGGHIWFQETDIAIADESSLRTLRGKDITMIFQDPGRSLDPIQRIEAQYRELIRIHKPRCPSGLCREIAERMLRAMHLTDVERILHSYPMELSGGMKQRVGIAMAMTAQPQLLLADEPTSALDVTIQAQVVHEMRQLQENFATTMVLVTHNMGVASYLSDKIGVMHAGRLVEWGTRDQVIFHPKEAYTRSLLEAVPKMGGKRLAR, encoded by the coding sequence ATGAGCATTCTTCGGGTTGAAAATTGCAGCATTGCCTATGCAAAAGGTGTGCCGGCGGTGGATGGGGTATCCTTTTCGGTGGAAAAAGGTGAGATTGTCAGCTTGGTGGGTGAAAGCGGCAGTGGCAAAACAACGCTTCTGCGTGCCATTATGGGTATTCTGCCGTCAGGCGGGTGCATCACAGGCGGGCATATCTGGTTTCAGGAGACCGATATCGCCATAGCGGACGAGTCCTCTTTGCGCACCCTTCGGGGCAAGGACATCACCATGATTTTTCAGGACCCCGGCCGCTCGCTGGACCCTATTCAGCGGATTGAGGCCCAATACCGGGAGCTGATTCGGATACACAAGCCACGGTGCCCTTCCGGTCTCTGCCGGGAAATAGCCGAGAGAATGCTTCGGGCCATGCACCTCACCGATGTGGAGCGCATTCTGCATTCTTATCCCATGGAGCTGAGCGGCGGCATGAAACAGCGGGTTGGCATTGCCATGGCCATGACCGCCCAACCCCAGCTTTTGCTGGCGGATGAACCCACCAGTGCATTGGATGTGACCATTCAGGCACAGGTTGTCCATGAAATGCGGCAGCTTCAGGAAAATTTTGCCACCACCATGGTTTTGGTGACACACAATATGGGTGTTGCCTCCTACCTTTCGGATAAAATCGGTGTGATGCATGCGGGCAGGCTTGTGGAGTGGGGGACAAGAGATCAGGTGATTTTTCACCCCAAAGAGGCCTATACCCGCTCTTTGCTGGAAGCAGTGCCTAAAATGGGAGGAAAACGTCTTGCAAGATGA
- a CDS encoding ABC transporter substrate-binding protein, with translation MKKRVLSMLLAAILLMSVITGCSQPGGESAGADASAPAAEASTEQQPKDTHINVALFTYIEGMDPAIDWCGWNLTRCGVGETLITVNEKMEFEGQLADSWEQLDDLTYKFHIRQGVQFSNGTALTPEIVKASIERTVATNSRGESIKLASAEVEGEYLICKTTEPFSAFLANITEPMFVIVDTTADTSDYASKPVCTGPYSVEEYVSEERIELASNESYWGGAPEIKTITVRNIGSDSKADSILAGDIDLAQGPAATTLARIEGNTQAIEAVKVTGTRENDMLLNCREGSPLSDMLLRQALSYGVDREVIAKVAGNGYATALGTAFPSTVGYNSDKVNGQTYDLEKAKALLAQAGYTDSDGDGIVEKDGSKLVLTISLVSSAFPIVSEALQDMWQAMGVGIEIEMLENIKDKRASGEFDILVSAGWQTVNAGDGQKYLMERWGTEGTDNYGKYSSPAFDAVMGKLDLAFDQQERLDCFVEAQQILADESPCVWMYANDNVTLVNTNKVANVTIFPIDYYLITNELKLPA, from the coding sequence ATGAAAAAACGAGTACTTTCCATGCTGCTTGCGGCAATACTGCTGATGAGCGTGATTACCGGCTGTTCCCAGCCTGGAGGTGAAAGCGCCGGAGCAGATGCTTCTGCCCCGGCGGCAGAGGCATCCACAGAGCAGCAGCCCAAAGATACACACATTAATGTGGCCCTGTTCACCTACATTGAAGGGATGGACCCCGCCATTGACTGGTGCGGATGGAACCTGACCCGCTGTGGCGTGGGTGAAACGCTGATCACAGTCAACGAGAAAATGGAGTTTGAAGGCCAGCTGGCCGATTCGTGGGAGCAGCTGGATGACCTGACCTATAAATTCCATATTCGTCAGGGCGTGCAGTTCAGCAACGGCACTGCACTGACACCCGAGATTGTCAAAGCTTCCATTGAACGGACAGTTGCCACCAACTCCCGGGGTGAAAGCATTAAGCTGGCCAGCGCTGAGGTGGAGGGTGAGTATCTGATCTGCAAAACCACAGAGCCTTTCAGCGCTTTCTTAGCCAACATTACCGAGCCTATGTTTGTCATTGTGGATACAACAGCCGATACAAGCGATTATGCCAGCAAGCCTGTCTGCACCGGCCCTTATTCCGTGGAGGAATATGTTTCGGAAGAAAGAATCGAGCTGGCCTCCAATGAAAGCTATTGGGGCGGCGCACCCGAGATCAAAACCATTACCGTGCGCAATATTGGCAGTGATTCCAAGGCAGATTCCATTCTGGCCGGGGATATTGACCTTGCCCAAGGCCCCGCCGCTACCACCCTTGCACGCATTGAAGGCAACACCCAAGCAATCGAAGCGGTGAAGGTTACCGGCACCCGTGAAAACGATATGCTTCTGAATTGTCGTGAGGGCAGCCCTCTTTCTGATATGCTGCTGCGTCAGGCCCTGTCGTATGGTGTGGACCGTGAGGTCATAGCCAAGGTGGCCGGCAATGGTTACGCCACTGCACTGGGAACTGCATTCCCCTCCACCGTAGGCTACAACTCCGATAAGGTGAACGGCCAGACCTACGATTTGGAAAAGGCCAAGGCACTTCTTGCGCAGGCCGGTTATACCGATAGCGATGGAGATGGTATTGTCGAAAAAGACGGCAGCAAGCTGGTGCTGACTATTTCTCTTGTCAGCTCGGCATTCCCCATTGTATCCGAAGCCTTGCAGGATATGTGGCAGGCCATGGGTGTGGGCATTGAAATTGAAATGCTGGAAAATATCAAAGATAAGCGTGCCAGCGGTGAATTTGACATTCTGGTTTCGGCCGGATGGCAGACTGTGAACGCAGGAGACGGCCAGAAATACCTAATGGAGCGCTGGGGCACCGAAGGAACAGATAACTACGGCAAATACAGCAGCCCGGCCTTTGATGCAGTTATGGGCAAGCTGGATTTGGCCTTCGATCAGCAGGAGCGCCTTGACTGTTTTGTGGAAGCACAGCAGATACTGGCCGATGAAAGCCCCTGTGTTTGGATGTATGCCAACGATAATGTAACGCTGGTCAATACAAACAAGGTTGCCAATGTGACTATTTTCCCCATTGATTATTATTTGATCACCAACGAACTCAAGCTGCCCGCCTGA
- a CDS encoding ABC transporter permease: protein MSKQRDKRTIASWDLWLYLFLALLLLLFALFAGYLAPYDPLEAHYDHMLEPPSSDFLLGTDQLGRDLLSRILYGGRTSLLMAFVVTLIVSAVGTLTGTAAGFFGGIADAAIMRISDVLMTFPGSIFILALISVLGTGLPNLIIAMTFTGWTHYARISRSLVLSVKHHDYIEQARLGGAGTFRILLYYIIPNVVPTLLVLIVQDIGGKLLTIAGLSLLGLGTQPPTPEWGFMLSEGKNYMTLAPWMLFYPGLTILVNVIVFNLLGDSLRDRMDPETY, encoded by the coding sequence ATGAGCAAACAGAGAGATAAAAGAACGATTGCTTCGTGGGATTTATGGCTTTATCTTTTTCTGGCACTTCTTCTGCTTTTGTTTGCACTATTTGCGGGCTATCTTGCCCCCTATGATCCGCTGGAAGCCCACTATGACCATATGCTGGAGCCGCCCAGCAGTGATTTTCTGCTGGGAACCGATCAGCTTGGCCGGGATTTGCTTTCCCGGATTCTTTACGGTGGCAGAACCTCCTTGCTGATGGCGTTTGTGGTCACTCTGATTGTTTCCGCCGTGGGCACTCTGACGGGCACGGCGGCGGGCTTTTTCGGTGGCATTGCCGATGCGGCCATTATGCGTATTTCCGATGTGCTCATGACTTTTCCGGGCAGTATTTTTATACTGGCTCTCATCAGCGTTTTGGGAACGGGCCTGCCCAATCTCATCATTGCCATGACCTTTACCGGCTGGACCCACTACGCCCGTATCAGCCGGTCTCTGGTGCTTTCGGTGAAGCATCATGATTATATCGAGCAGGCTCGGCTGGGTGGTGCAGGTACCTTCCGTATTCTGCTTTACTACATCATCCCCAACGTTGTTCCCACACTTCTGGTGCTGATTGTGCAGGATATCGGCGGCAAGCTGCTGACCATTGCGGGGCTTTCGCTGCTTGGTTTGGGCACCCAGCCACCCACACCGGAGTGGGGATTTATGCTGAGCGAGGGCAAAAATTATATGACATTGGCCCCATGGATGCTTTTTTATCCGGGGCTTACCATACTGGTGAATGTGATTGTTTTCAATCTGTTAGGCGACAGCCTTAGAGATAGAATGGATCCGGAAACATATTAA
- the nikB gene encoding nickel ABC transporter permease, with translation MGKYIVRRLGALVIILFGLSVLAFGLTNILPSDPVQQLLESMGAGQDPVVAQKMRTQYGLDRSLPEQYLSWLAGILHGDFGESVKYAQPVSQILSRKLPNTIKLACSSFLLMLMISLPLGILSALYRNRPADYCIRFLSFIGISLPSFWIGLMLIYLFSVRLRLLPVNGSETTAHLIMPTVTLALGMASAYIRRIRTAMLEQIREPYIVGLLSRGASRMRIVFCHILPNSLLSIVTMLGMSFGGLLGGTMIVETIFGWNGIGRAAVEAIANRDYQLIQGYVMWMGTIYVLLNLLVDISYRYLDPRIRIGEPL, from the coding sequence ATGGGTAAATACATAGTCCGGCGCCTTGGAGCGCTGGTGATCATTCTGTTTGGGCTTTCGGTTTTAGCCTTTGGTTTGACCAACATTTTGCCTTCCGACCCGGTTCAGCAGCTTTTGGAATCTATGGGAGCAGGGCAGGATCCTGTGGTTGCCCAAAAAATGCGCACTCAATATGGTCTTGACCGTTCTTTGCCGGAGCAGTATCTAAGCTGGCTTGCCGGTATCCTTCACGGTGATTTCGGCGAATCAGTCAAATACGCTCAGCCGGTTTCACAGATTCTGAGTCGCAAGCTCCCCAACACCATCAAGCTGGCTTGCTCCTCTTTTTTGCTTATGCTCATGATTTCTCTCCCCTTGGGGATTCTTTCCGCCCTTTACCGCAACCGTCCGGCGGATTACTGCATACGCTTTCTCTCTTTTATCGGTATCTCTCTGCCTAGCTTTTGGATTGGCCTGATGCTGATTTACCTTTTTTCTGTGCGGCTGCGTTTGCTCCCGGTTAATGGCTCCGAAACAACAGCCCACCTGATTATGCCCACGGTTACACTGGCACTGGGAATGGCTTCCGCCTATATCCGCCGCATCCGCACAGCCATGTTGGAACAGATCCGGGAGCCGTATATCGTGGGGCTGCTATCCCGGGGGGCCTCCCGTATGCGGATTGTTTTCTGCCATATCCTGCCCAATTCGTTGCTGAGCATCGTAACCATGCTGGGCATGTCCTTTGGGGGACTTTTAGGGGGAACCATGATCGTGGAAACAATTTTCGGCTGGAACGGAATCGGCAGAGCCGCTGTAGAAGCCATTGCCAACCGGGATTATCAGCTAATTCAGGGCTATGTGATGTGGATGGGCACCATCTATGTGCTGCTCAATCTGCTGGTGGATATTTCTTATCGTTACCTTGATCCCCGTATCCGAATCGGTGAGCCGCTATGA